In Desulfosediminicola ganghwensis, a single window of DNA contains:
- the gcvH gene encoding glycine cleavage system protein GcvH: MKELSELNLPADVRYSEDHEWAQVTGDTIKIGVSDYAQDQLGDIVFVEFPEVGDSLEKGDEFGSLESVKAVSELYLPLGGEVVAINEALEDSPELINEDPYANWIVEIKPADSGDYDALMTAEKYLDSLKG, from the coding sequence ATGAAAGAATTAAGTGAGTTGAATCTGCCTGCCGATGTCCGATATTCGGAAGATCACGAGTGGGCACAGGTGACCGGTGACACCATTAAGATAGGTGTCAGCGATTATGCCCAGGATCAGCTGGGGGACATCGTTTTTGTGGAGTTTCCTGAGGTCGGTGACAGCTTGGAAAAAGGTGATGAATTCGGATCGCTTGAGTCTGTTAAGGCGGTCTCCGAACTCTATCTGCCATTAGGCGGTGAGGTCGTTGCCATCAACGAGGCCCTCGAAGATTCTCCGGAGTTGATCAACGAAGACCCCTATGCCAACTGGATCGTAGAAATAAAGCCTGCGGACAGCGGCGACTATGATGCGCTTATGACCGCTGAAAAGTACCTGGATTCACTCAAGGGATAA
- a CDS encoding aminomethyltransferase family protein, translating into MDELKRTALHSWHVEHGANIAPFGQYEMPLWYRAGVKAEHLAVITGAGIFDTSHMAVVTVTGENARALLQFCFSKDLDHCVGLKKNPLSTGRCVYGIFLNQDGTTLDDAIVYQTGETAYMVVVNAGMGAGIATRLVENNGEYGAVVTDRTDRVGKMDIQGPLAAKVMKKLLADPETVFDKLVYFSFKGGFDDISSEQPVILVDGTSIMLSRTGYTGEFGFELFLSIDDFVKVWRAVAEAGQEFGVLPCGLAARDSLRAGAVLPLSHQDIGPWPFKANPWPFAVAYNDDGSGFTKSFIGSDALADTANYLHTLPFAGYDPRKIVVADTTFVTDLEGNHLGRILTCATDMAIGRVDGRIYSIVSSEESGKPADFSPKGLSCGFVQISENLPVGTEVILTDGKRKKIKVEIVSDVRPDRTARRPMKEML; encoded by the coding sequence ATGGACGAATTGAAACGTACCGCTTTGCATTCCTGGCATGTGGAGCATGGTGCAAATATAGCACCTTTTGGTCAATATGAGATGCCCCTCTGGTATCGGGCCGGGGTAAAAGCCGAGCACCTCGCAGTTATTACCGGTGCCGGTATATTCGATACCAGTCACATGGCCGTGGTAACCGTAACGGGTGAAAACGCGAGAGCTCTTCTGCAATTCTGCTTCAGCAAGGATCTCGATCATTGTGTCGGCCTGAAAAAAAATCCACTCAGTACCGGCCGTTGCGTTTATGGAATTTTTCTCAACCAGGATGGTACCACCCTTGATGATGCCATTGTCTACCAGACCGGCGAAACCGCTTATATGGTGGTGGTCAACGCCGGTATGGGAGCCGGGATTGCAACCAGACTCGTAGAAAATAACGGCGAATATGGCGCGGTGGTGACAGACCGCACTGATCGTGTCGGCAAGATGGACATCCAGGGGCCACTCGCTGCCAAAGTGATGAAGAAGCTACTGGCCGACCCCGAAACCGTTTTTGACAAACTGGTCTATTTCTCTTTCAAAGGTGGCTTTGACGATATTTCTTCCGAACAGCCGGTAATCCTGGTGGATGGCACCAGCATAATGCTCTCCAGAACCGGTTATACCGGTGAGTTCGGCTTTGAACTTTTCCTCAGTATCGATGATTTCGTAAAAGTCTGGCGGGCTGTGGCTGAGGCCGGTCAGGAGTTTGGGGTACTGCCCTGCGGTCTGGCTGCACGTGATTCGCTCAGAGCCGGTGCTGTTCTGCCGCTTTCCCATCAGGATATAGGGCCGTGGCCTTTTAAGGCAAATCCCTGGCCCTTTGCCGTAGCCTATAATGACGACGGTAGTGGTTTTACCAAATCCTTTATCGGCAGTGATGCGCTTGCCGATACCGCCAATTACCTGCACACCCTGCCATTTGCCGGCTACGATCCACGGAAAATTGTGGTGGCCGACACGACCTTTGTCACCGATCTTGAAGGGAACCATCTCGGCCGGATTCTTACCTGCGCCACTGATATGGCCATAGGCCGGGTAGACGGCAGAATTTATTCCATCGTCAGCAGTGAAGAAAGCGGCAAACCGGCAGATTTCAGTCCCAAGGGACTGAGCTGTGGCTTTGTGCAGATCAGTGAGAATCTCCCGGTTGGTACGGAGGTTATTTTAACTGATGGTAAAAGAAAGAAAATCAAAGTTGAGATTGTCTCTGACGTGCGTCCCGACAGAACCGCGCGCAGACCGATGAAAGAGATGCTTTAA
- a CDS encoding Lrp/AsnC family transcriptional regulator, which translates to MIIDEINLAIIRHLKDGRVPFKKIADLLGVSEGTVRTRVRKLTDEGVLDIAGLVDPEAIPDLGVVMVGVKVKDMDLVKKGEEFSKLKGVTSVCVVTGRYDLIVTVLLTKDFTMLRFYTEEVSTIENVRSVESFVVYKSFNLKLPMPL; encoded by the coding sequence ATGATCATCGATGAAATCAATTTGGCAATTATACGTCACTTGAAGGATGGGAGGGTGCCATTCAAGAAGATTGCCGATTTACTTGGTGTATCGGAGGGGACTGTTCGTACCCGTGTCCGTAAACTCACAGACGAAGGTGTGCTGGATATCGCCGGCCTGGTCGACCCTGAAGCTATACCCGATCTCGGGGTAGTTATGGTCGGAGTTAAGGTCAAGGACATGGATCTGGTCAAAAAAGGCGAAGAGTTCAGCAAGCTGAAGGGTGTCACCTCGGTCTGTGTTGTGACAGGGCGCTACGATCTCATCGTAACCGTACTGCTGACCAAGGATTTCACCATGCTCAGGTTTTATACCGAGGAAGTCTCCACTATAGAAAACGTACGCTCAGTAGAAAGCTTTGTGGTTTATAAAAGTTTTAATCTGAAACTGCCCATGCCCTTGTAA